The genome window GACTGGAGATTCACAGCGCCTGATGGGCCCGCCATGATGGGAAGCTGAGATGGGGCTGAGAAGCCACCGCAGCTGCCCACCGCGACCCTTGGAGATGGCATGGCCGGTACGGTAACTCAGTCCGAGGTGATCGTGGTAGGGGCCGGCCCCACCGGTCTGCTGCTGGCCGGCGACCTGGCCGCGGCCGGGGTCGCGGTGACCGTGCTGGAGCAGCGCAGCGAGGAGTCCAACCTGACCCGGGCCTTCGGGGTGCACGCCCGCACCCTGGAGCAGCTGGACGCCCGGGGCCTGGCCGACGAGCTGATCGCCACCGGCCGCACCATCGCCGGCCTGCGCGCCTTCGGCTCCTTGCAGGTGGACATGTCGGAGCTGCCCACCCGCTTCCCGTTCGTCCTGATCACCCCCCAGTCGAACACCGAACGGCTGCTCCACGAACGGGCCCTGAAGGCCGGCGCGGTGATCCGCCGGGGCCACCGGGTGACCGGCCTGCGGCAGGACGCGGACGGCGTGCTGCTCACCGTCGAGACCCCGGACGGCACCGCCGACCACCGGGCCGGCTACGTGGTCGGCACCGACGGCGTGCACAGCACGGTGCGCGAACTGGCCGGCATCCCGTTCCCCGGCGAGTCGGTGGTCTCCTCGATGGAGCTGGCCGACGTGCGCCTCGCGGACGAGCCCGCCGGGGCGATCAGCACCGGTGCCAGCGCCGACGGCTTCGCCCTGGTCGCCCCGTTCGGGGACGGCTGGTACCGGCTGATGGCCTGGGACCGCAACCGCCAACTCCCGGACGGCGAACCGGTGGAGATCGAGCAGCTGACCGAGACGGCGAGCCGCGCGCTCGGCACCGACCTGGGCGTGCGCGAGGTCCGCTGGGTCTCCCGGTTGCACTGCGACGAGCGGATCGCCCCGCGCTACCGGGCCGACCGGGTGCTGCTGGCCGGCGACGCCGCGCACTGCCACTCGCC of Kitasatospora viridis contains these proteins:
- a CDS encoding FAD-dependent monooxygenase; the encoded protein is MAGTVTQSEVIVVGAGPTGLLLAGDLAAAGVAVTVLEQRSEESNLTRAFGVHARTLEQLDARGLADELIATGRTIAGLRAFGSLQVDMSELPTRFPFVLITPQSNTERLLHERALKAGAVIRRGHRVTGLRQDADGVLLTVETPDGTADHRAGYVVGTDGVHSTVRELAGIPFPGESVVSSMELADVRLADEPAGAISTGASADGFALVAPFGDGWYRLMAWDRNRQLPDGEPVEIEQLTETASRALGTDLGVREVRWVSRLHCDERIAPRYRADRVLLAGDAAHCHSPAGGMGMNTGLQDAANLGWKLASVVNGHSPDSLLDSYQDERHPVGRQVVRASGGLIRMALAQSSGLRALRSVVGGLGGVVNPLAVRGARTVSGIGIQYPAERGAHPLAGKRVPDLRLAQDSPQAPARLYEALRAGRFVLVNADERGPGTVFTAQQPEVTAPWEDRLVHAAPADRHGKLRATVLLVRPDGYAAWAAADPSRAELRRALAHWLGETDAA